The following coding sequences are from one Arcobacter sp. CECT 8986 window:
- a CDS encoding response regulator, with product MLDITNEKFNEITVLYVEDDAMTSEEITYFLSKYVKEVIVAKNGQEGLELFKKHSIDIVITDIQMPCMNGLEMAEKIIEISPSMPIVLTTAFTETSYLVRAIELGIDKYLLKPVNLNEILAIIKKSLYIKNLHCEQSIYEDYIQFILDNNSTFMFIMNSSNIEYVSKQFLSFLGYANLEAFNNELIQNESLMQIDELKLGKGWFDYLVHNQNKKHLLKVKKNSSDIFIYQEFYVTYKYFESMDKSVLLFVDKNEDKLEKISQITSKLIDDLNNNISNNELMQKLKDILEITDGK from the coding sequence ATGCTAGATATTACAAATGAAAAATTTAATGAAATAACAGTTTTATATGTAGAAGATGATGCAATGACATCTGAAGAGATTACATATTTTTTAAGTAAATATGTAAAAGAGGTTATTGTTGCTAAAAATGGACAAGAAGGGTTAGAACTATTTAAAAAACACTCAATTGATATCGTAATAACTGATATTCAAATGCCTTGTATGAATGGTCTTGAAATGGCAGAAAAGATAATTGAAATATCTCCTAGTATGCCAATTGTTCTAACTACTGCATTTACAGAAACTTCATATTTAGTTCGTGCAATTGAGTTAGGTATTGATAAGTATTTATTAAAACCTGTAAATCTAAATGAGATATTAGCCATAATCAAAAAGAGTTTATATATAAAAAATCTACACTGCGAACAGAGTATATATGAAGATTATATTCAATTTATATTAGATAATAACTCTACTTTTATGTTTATTATGAACTCATCAAATATAGAGTATGTAAGTAAACAGTTCCTTTCTTTTTTAGGTTATGCCAATTTAGAAGCATTTAATAATGAATTAATACAGAATGAATCTTTAATGCAAATAGATGAATTAAAACTAGGAAAGGGTTGGTTTGATTATTTAGTTCATAATCAAAATAAAAAGCATCTTTTAAAAGTGAAAAAGAATAGTAGTGATATTTTTATTTATCAAGAGTTCTATGTGACTTACAAATATTTTGAAAGTATGGATAAAAGTGTACTTCTTTTTGTAGATAAAAATGAAGATAAGCTTGAAAAAATAAGTCAAATTACAAGTAAATTAATTGATGATTTAAATAACAATATTTCAAATAATGAATTAATGCAAAAATTAAAAGATATTTTAGAAATAACTGATGGAAAATAG
- a CDS encoding sensor histidine kinase: MKRLSIRVKLILIFIVIKVIPLLLVSYIAYQGVMKLDEYLKDSTKYLFNQSKEIILNTANESISDSIKILDKKSQESLELLSHEIANNVANFLYQRDEDIIFLSKLDLNQNLINEFYNSKKRDIIVHGKYHYDDESKTYKLDKKVNNNKPIRKSTLIDNQREFNYIDPKNLNKIKIPIYKEVSFFDLNGKEIYKKSQINSKLLDISKKQNTYIHSENYFSKIKDLKKDEIYVSDVIGQSVNSKIIGTFTKEKAKAANIKFEPEKYAYAGKENPLGKKFEGIIRFITPVFKNNKKVGYLSLALDHEHIMQFTDTVNPSGKSLEQDISDASKGNYAFMWNYEGKNISHPRDYFIYGYDPKTGKPQMPWLSKDIANKYYNSNKQINDFLKEYPKYENQSLKKQPNLKQIKDDGSLGLDCRYLNFAPQCKGWMEVTQNGGYGSFIIYWSKVWKLTTAATIPYYTGKYKNSKRGFGFVTIGANVDEFHAAANETKNDVRKILKEQAHNMKEIVDENDSEIKDFINTLVNELTIITFIMIVIVIVIALWISKYITSKIERLLIGTKKFSENELDYRIVRTSEDEIGRLEKSFNSMAEKLQLHIKKEKELNKTLEKRVAQEIDKQRKQEQMLIQQSKLAAMGEMIGNIAHQWRQPLNALGLVMQNIQFAYKMGDLNEEFLQRSVDKANMLTTNMSKTIDDFRNFFKPNKEKELFDVAKTIKKAIYLMESTLHNHQIQLEEDIEENIKVYGFENEFSQGILNILSNAKDAIVEKDIKDGKIRIKAHQTVDNVIIEIEDNAGGIEESIKEKIFEPYFTTKEEGKGTGIGLYMTKTIVENNMQGRIFIQDIPSGISFVIELPKQD, from the coding sequence ATGAAAAGATTAAGTATTCGTGTAAAATTAATCTTAATATTCATAGTAATAAAAGTAATTCCTCTTCTTTTAGTATCTTATATTGCTTATCAAGGTGTGATGAAACTTGATGAGTATTTAAAAGATAGTACGAAATACCTTTTTAATCAAAGTAAAGAGATTATTTTAAATACTGCAAATGAATCAATAAGTGATAGTATAAAAATACTAGATAAAAAATCACAAGAATCTTTAGAACTTTTGAGTCATGAAATTGCAAATAATGTAGCTAATTTTTTATATCAAAGAGATGAAGATATTATATTTTTATCAAAACTTGATTTGAATCAGAACTTAATAAATGAATTTTATAATAGTAAAAAAAGAGATATTATTGTTCATGGAAAGTATCATTATGATGATGAATCTAAAACCTATAAATTAGATAAAAAAGTAAATAACAATAAACCTATTAGAAAATCTACATTAATTGATAATCAAAGAGAGTTTAATTACATTGACCCAAAAAATTTAAATAAAATAAAAATACCTATTTATAAAGAGGTTAGCTTTTTTGATTTGAATGGAAAAGAGATTTATAAAAAAAGTCAAATTAACTCAAAACTATTAGATATCTCAAAAAAACAAAATACATATATTCATTCTGAAAACTACTTTTCAAAAATAAAAGATTTAAAAAAAGATGAAATTTATGTAAGTGATGTAATAGGACAAAGTGTAAATAGTAAAATAATTGGAACATTTACAAAAGAGAAAGCAAAAGCTGCAAATATAAAGTTTGAACCAGAAAAATATGCATATGCAGGAAAAGAAAATCCTTTGGGCAAAAAATTTGAAGGAATTATAAGATTTATTACTCCTGTTTTTAAAAATAATAAAAAAGTTGGATATTTGAGTTTAGCTTTGGACCATGAGCATATTATGCAGTTTACAGATACTGTAAATCCTTCTGGAAAAAGTTTAGAACAAGATATTTCAGATGCTAGCAAAGGAAACTATGCTTTTATGTGGAATTATGAAGGTAAAAATATTTCACATCCAAGAGATTATTTTATTTATGGATATGACCCCAAAACTGGAAAACCTCAAATGCCTTGGCTTAGTAAAGATATAGCAAATAAATATTATAACTCAAATAAACAGATAAATGATTTTTTAAAAGAGTATCCTAAATATGAAAACCAAAGTTTAAAAAAGCAACCAAATCTTAAGCAAATAAAAGATGATGGAAGCTTAGGATTAGATTGTAGATATTTAAATTTTGCTCCACAATGTAAAGGTTGGATGGAAGTTACACAAAATGGTGGATATGGTTCTTTTATCATATATTGGAGTAAAGTGTGGAAGCTAACAACAGCTGCTACAATTCCTTATTATACAGGCAAATATAAAAATAGCAAAAGAGGTTTTGGTTTTGTTACTATTGGTGCAAATGTTGATGAATTTCACGCAGCTGCAAATGAAACAAAAAATGATGTACGAAAAATCTTGAAAGAACAAGCTCATAATATGAAAGAGATTGTTGATGAAAATGATTCTGAGATAAAAGATTTTATAAATACTTTAGTAAATGAATTGACAATTATTACATTTATTATGATTGTAATAGTTATTGTTATTGCACTTTGGATATCAAAATATATTACTTCTAAAATTGAAAGATTATTAATAGGAACAAAGAAATTTTCAGAAAATGAACTAGATTATAGAATAGTAAGAACTTCTGAAGATGAGATAGGAAGACTAGAAAAATCTTTTAATAGTATGGCTGAAAAACTTCAGCTTCATATTAAAAAAGAAAAAGAGTTAAATAAAACATTAGAAAAAAGAGTAGCTCAAGAAATAGATAAACAAAGAAAACAAGAGCAAATGCTAATCCAACAGAGTAAATTAGCAGCAATGGGAGAGATGATAGGAAATATAGCACATCAATGGAGACAACCATTAAATGCCCTAGGATTAGTAATGCAAAATATCCAATTTGCATACAAAATGGGAGATTTAAATGAAGAGTTTCTACAAAGAAGTGTAGATAAAGCAAATATGCTGACAACTAATATGTCAAAAACAATAGATGACTTTAGAAACTTTTTTAAACCAAATAAAGAAAAAGAGTTATTTGATGTAGCAAAAACAATAAAAAAAGCAATATATCTAATGGAATCAACATTACATAATCATCAAATACAATTAGAAGAAGATATAGAAGAAAATATCAAAGTATATGGATTTGAAAATGAGTTTTCACAAGGAATACTAAATATATTATCAAATGCAAAAGATGCAATAGTAGAGAAAGATATAAAAGATGGGAAGATAAGAATAAAAGCACATCAAACAGTAGATAATGTAATAATAGAGATAGAAGATAATGCAGGAGGGATAGAAGAGAGTATAAAAGAAAAGATATTTGAACCATACTTCACAACAAAAGAGGAAGGGAAAGGAACAGGTATTGGATTATATATGACAAAAACTATTGTTGAGAACAATATGCAAGGTAGAATCTTTATTCAAGATATCCCTTCTGGTATCTCGTTTGTTATAGAGTTACCAAAACAGGATTAA
- a CDS encoding HD domain-containing phosphohydrolase — MNNIDEILSYLKQINLLYVEDDLSAMEEVSYFLQSKVRNLYTAKNGKQALEVFNENEIDIIITDVQMPVMTGLELANEVKKISPQTPIIITTAFNDTKYLFEAINLGISNYITKPINLKILIENLFSVSKNVILERENKEMFNTLSQYKDIVDERSIISKTNPNGIITYVNEPFLKISGYSREEIIGKPHSLVRHPDVDTTYYSEIWHVIKDEKKLWQGEFKNYSKDGYTYYLDTIVKPILDLNGNILEYISLSNDITYLRETKEYFKTQTEKTSLDLKDSINVLNQYKDAINKNNIIIRISIDRKIEHVNDAFIEATGFSREELIGQDYSFLKQPNLTQEEYEKTVEDIFSENGRKGIIVNETKDKKLLYCDVYTYPLKDLDGNIFEYMGIRHDITEIVELHKELEDTQREIIYKLGEISESRSEETGQHVKRVAEYSKLLATKLELSDEDINTVFTASPMHDIGKISIPDAILHKPGKLDEKEWEIMQTHAKIGYDILKNSSRPILKAAAEISHSHHEKWDGSGYPQGLKGSDIPIFGRITAIADVFDALGSDRSYKKSWPIENILDLFHKERGKHFDPNLVDIFFENIDEFLEIREKFKD; from the coding sequence ATGAATAATATTGATGAAATACTAAGTTATTTAAAGCAGATTAATCTTTTATATGTTGAAGATGATTTAAGTGCAATGGAAGAAGTGAGCTATTTTTTACAATCAAAAGTAAGAAATTTATATACGGCAAAAAATGGTAAACAAGCATTAGAAGTATTTAACGAAAATGAAATAGATATTATTATCACAGATGTTCAAATGCCAGTAATGACAGGATTAGAATTAGCAAATGAAGTAAAAAAAATATCACCACAAACACCTATCATTATTACAACGGCATTTAATGATACTAAATATTTATTTGAAGCTATTAATCTTGGTATTTCAAACTATATTACAAAACCAATTAATTTAAAAATTCTTATAGAAAATCTTTTTTCTGTTTCTAAAAATGTAATTTTAGAAAGAGAAAATAAAGAAATGTTCAATACTCTTTCTCAGTATAAAGATATAGTTGATGAACGTTCTATCATTTCAAAAACTAACCCAAATGGAATAATAACTTATGTAAATGAACCATTTTTAAAAATCTCTGGTTATTCAAGAGAAGAAATAATTGGAAAACCACATAGCTTAGTAAGACATCCAGATGTTGATACTACATATTATTCAGAAATATGGCATGTAATAAAAGATGAAAAAAAGTTGTGGCAAGGTGAATTTAAAAACTATTCAAAAGATGGTTATACTTACTACTTAGATACTATTGTAAAACCAATTTTAGATTTAAATGGAAATATTTTAGAGTATATCTCTTTATCAAATGATATTACATATTTACGAGAAACAAAAGAGTATTTTAAAACTCAAACTGAAAAAACATCACTTGATTTAAAAGACTCAATAAATGTATTAAATCAATATAAAGATGCAATTAATAAAAACAATATAATTATTAGAATAAGTATAGATAGAAAAATTGAGCATGTTAATGATGCTTTTATTGAAGCAACTGGTTTTTCAAGAGAAGAGTTAATTGGACAAGATTATTCTTTTTTAAAGCAGCCTAATTTAACTCAAGAAGAGTATGAAAAGACAGTAGAAGATATTTTTTCTGAAAATGGAAGAAAAGGTATCATTGTAAATGAGACAAAAGATAAAAAGCTTTTATACTGTGATGTTTATACATATCCACTTAAAGATTTAGATGGAAATATTTTTGAGTATATGGGTATTAGACATGATATTACTGAGATTGTAGAACTACATAAAGAGTTAGAAGATACTCAAAGAGAAATTATTTATAAACTTGGTGAAATTTCTGAAAGTAGAAGTGAAGAGACAGGTCAACACGTAAAAAGAGTTGCCGAGTATTCAAAACTTTTAGCTACAAAATTAGAACTAAGTGATGAAGATATAAATACAGTTTTTACAGCTTCTCCAATGCATGATATTGGAAAAATATCAATTCCAGATGCAATATTACATAAACCAGGTAAGCTTGATGAAAAAGAGTGGGAGATTATGCAAACACATGCAAAAATTGGTTATGATATATTAAAAAACTCTTCAAGACCAATTTTGAAAGCAGCAGCAGAAATTTCTCATTCTCACCATGAAAAATGGGATGGTTCGGGATATCCACAAGGTTTAAAAGGTTCTGACATTCCTATTTTTGGAAGAATAACTGCTATTGCTGATGTATTTGATGCATTGGGAAGTGATAGAAGTTATAAAAAGTCTTGGCCTATTGAGAATATTTTAGACTTATTTCATAAAGAAAGAGGTAAGCATTTTGATCCTAATTTAGTTGATATTTTCTTTGAAAATATTGATGAGTTTTTAGAAATTAGAGAAAAGTTTAAAGATTAA
- a CDS encoding potassium channel family protein: MKNRVIVYGYTSLGSKIAATLKDKNYEVLVVDFDEENLLKAKKDEFEIYNYTLLNDDELISLGIENEIDSIFCVSKSDKNNLFVTLSVRNLNSKLKIIAVSRTKAESKKLLVAGATKVLNPNDLGALKIYRNLTKPLMTKVLDDILFTKSDLNISQIYINKNSIFNQKYLKNIKVHKQYNILLLGIMDKELGDKFIFKTKGINHKIDEGDILVIVGKNNDLQRFRQYVEGTVNGTV; this comes from the coding sequence ATGAAAAATAGAGTTATAGTTTATGGATATACTTCATTGGGTTCAAAAATTGCAGCAACATTAAAAGATAAAAATTATGAAGTATTAGTCGTTGATTTTGATGAAGAGAATCTTTTAAAAGCTAAAAAAGATGAGTTTGAAATATATAATTATACTCTTTTAAATGATGATGAGTTAATCTCTTTAGGAATTGAAAATGAAATTGATTCAATTTTTTGTGTAAGCAAAAGTGATAAAAACAATCTTTTTGTAACTTTATCAGTTAGAAATTTAAATAGTAAGCTAAAAATTATAGCAGTTTCAAGAACAAAAGCAGAATCAAAAAAACTATTAGTTGCAGGAGCTACAAAAGTTCTAAATCCAAATGATTTAGGTGCTCTTAAAATATATAGAAATCTTACAAAACCACTTATGACGAAAGTTTTAGATGATATATTATTTACAAAATCAGATTTAAATATCTCACAAATTTATATAAACAAAAATTCTATATTTAATCAAAAATATTTAAAAAATATTAAAGTTCATAAGCAATATAACATCCTTCTTCTTGGTATAATGGATAAGGAGTTAGGCGACAAATTTATTTTTAAAACAAAAGGAATAAATCACAAAATTGATGAAGGAGACATATTGGTTATCGTAGGGAAGAATAACGATTTACAAAGGTTTAGGCAATACGTAGAAGGAACAGTTAATGGCACAGTTTAA
- a CDS encoding 2-isopropylmalate synthase — protein MDKNRIYVFDTTLRDGEQSPGCSMNTEEKIKVARQLEKLGVDVIEAGFAAASPGDFDAVSRIAQEVEKSSICSLSRAVENDIKQAGLAVQNARLKRIHTFIATSPIHMKYKLKMSEEEVIKRAIRAVEYAKTFVDDVEFSLEDAGRSEIPFMKEVMDAVIGAGATTINLPDTVGYRLPTELSAMIKELSDFAGDRAIISVHNHNDLGLATANTLAAVASGARQIEVTINGLGERAGNSALEEAVMAIKTRKDAFGDLYTNINTKELYATSRLVATITGVEPQQNKAIVGKNAFSHESGIHQDGVLKHQETYEIMKPEDVGVIKDSTLILGKHSGRAAFRDKITQLGFDKVSDEELNSAFEKFKVLADKKKDVTDDDVRMLITDESLNQDKIYELDALQISDCSNGVPTAAVSIKFNDELLTDANIGNGTMDAIFKTIDRLTGYSGELQSYNVTSVTEGKDALAKVTTRVVFDETSPSFVGHGLSVDTMVATAKAYIGALNSYLSQKERLAAKHDHQI, from the coding sequence ATGGATAAAAATAGAATATACGTATTTGATACTACGTTAAGAGATGGAGAACAAAGTCCTGGTTGTTCAATGAACACAGAAGAGAAGATTAAAGTTGCTAGACAGTTAGAAAAATTAGGTGTTGATGTTATTGAAGCAGGATTTGCTGCAGCAAGCCCTGGAGATTTTGATGCAGTAAGTAGAATTGCACAAGAAGTTGAGAAATCATCAATCTGTTCATTAAGTAGAGCAGTAGAAAATGACATTAAACAAGCTGGATTAGCAGTACAAAATGCAAGATTAAAAAGAATTCATACATTTATTGCAACTTCACCAATTCATATGAAATATAAATTAAAAATGAGTGAAGAAGAAGTAATCAAAAGAGCAATTAGAGCAGTTGAATATGCAAAAACTTTTGTTGATGATGTAGAGTTTTCTTTAGAAGATGCAGGAAGAAGTGAAATTCCTTTTATGAAAGAGGTAATGGATGCTGTAATTGGTGCAGGTGCAACTACTATTAATTTACCAGATACAGTGGGATATAGATTACCAACAGAATTATCTGCAATGATTAAAGAGTTAAGTGATTTTGCAGGAGATAGAGCAATTATTTCAGTACATAATCACAATGACTTAGGATTAGCAACAGCAAATACTTTAGCAGCAGTTGCAAGTGGTGCTAGACAAATTGAAGTTACAATTAATGGATTAGGTGAAAGAGCAGGAAACTCTGCTTTAGAAGAGGCTGTAATGGCTATTAAAACAAGAAAAGATGCTTTTGGTGATTTATATACAAATATAAACACAAAAGAACTTTATGCCACTTCAAGATTAGTTGCAACTATTACAGGTGTTGAGCCACAACAAAACAAAGCAATTGTTGGTAAAAATGCATTCTCTCATGAAAGTGGAATTCACCAAGATGGTGTATTGAAACATCAAGAGACTTATGAAATTATGAAACCTGAAGATGTTGGAGTTATTAAAGATTCTACATTAATTTTAGGAAAACATAGTGGTAGAGCCGCATTTAGAGATAAAATCACTCAATTAGGTTTTGATAAAGTAAGTGATGAAGAGTTAAATTCAGCATTTGAAAAATTCAAAGTATTAGCAGATAAGAAAAAAGATGTTACAGATGATGATGTAAGAATGTTAATTACTGATGAGTCTTTAAATCAAGATAAAATCTATGAATTAGATGCTTTACAAATTAGTGATTGTTCAAATGGTGTGCCAACAGCAGCTGTATCAATTAAATTTAATGATGAATTATTAACAGATGCAAATATTGGTAATGGAACAATGGATGCAATCTTTAAAACAATCGATAGATTAACAGGATATAGTGGAGAGTTACAAAGTTATAATGTAACTTCTGTAACAGAAGGAAAAGATGCGCTAGCAAAAGTTACTACAAGAGTTGTTTTTGATGAAACTTCACCTTCTTTTGTTGGACATGGATTAAGTGTTGATACAATGGTAGCAACAGCAAAAGCTTATATTGGTGCTTTAAACTCTTATCTTTCTCAAAAAGAAAGATTGGCTGCAAAGCATGACCATCAAATTTAA
- a CDS encoding sensor histidine kinase: MFNNLKSINDLIVLIVLSILIWLVLGHYDAFEKLMFFLKTHEKYELDEFLLLLMVFGVISIFYIFRRVREEKIINAQLKKLNNTLKKRVKEEINKQRKQEQILIQQSKLASMGEMIGNIAHQWRQPLNALGLVIQNIEFSYSMGELNKENLSKSIDKANMLTKNMSNTIDDFRNFFKPDKQKEVFKVDETIKKAIYLMEATLEKNKIQLETSFDNNLEVYGFENEFSQTILNIISNAKDAILENNISEGKIKVHSFLSQNDVIIEIEDNAGGIKDEIKDKIFEPYFTTKEEGKGMGIGLYMTKTIIENNMNGEINIEDIPNGVCFIIKLKKTTR, translated from the coding sequence ATGTTTAATAATTTAAAAAGTATAAATGATTTAATTGTTTTGATTGTTCTTTCAATTTTAATTTGGTTAGTCCTTGGACATTATGATGCTTTTGAAAAATTGATGTTTTTTTTAAAAACACATGAAAAGTATGAGTTAGATGAATTTTTATTATTACTTATGGTTTTTGGAGTTATTTCAATTTTTTATATTTTTAGACGAGTTAGAGAAGAAAAAATTATAAATGCTCAACTAAAAAAGTTGAATAATACTTTGAAAAAGAGAGTAAAAGAAGAGATAAATAAACAAAGAAAACAAGAACAAATACTAATTCAACAAAGTAAATTAGCATCAATGGGAGAGATGATAGGAAATATTGCTCACCAATGGAGGCAACCTTTAAATGCTCTAGGCTTGGTTATTCAAAATATTGAATTTTCATATAGTATGGGTGAGTTAAATAAAGAGAATTTATCTAAAAGTATAGATAAAGCAAATATGCTTACAAAAAATATGTCAAACACAATTGATGATTTTAGAAACTTTTTTAAACCAGATAAACAAAAAGAGGTTTTTAAAGTAGATGAAACAATAAAAAAAGCTATCTATTTAATGGAAGCAACACTAGAAAAAAATAAAATTCAGCTAGAAACTTCTTTTGATAATAATTTAGAAGTATATGGGTTTGAAAATGAATTTTCACAAACTATATTAAATATTATTTCAAATGCAAAAGATGCAATACTTGAAAATAATATAAGTGAAGGTAAAATAAAAGTTCATAGTTTCTTATCACAAAATGATGTTATTATTGAAATAGAAGATAATGCAGGTGGAATAAAAGATGAGATAAAAGACAAAATATTTGAACCATATTTTACAACAAAAGAAGAGGGTAAAGGTATGGGAATAGGTCTTTATATGACAAAAACAATAATTGAAAACAATATGAATGGTGAAATAAATATAGAAGATATACCAAATGGTGTTTGTTTTATCATAAAATTGAAAAAAACAACTAGATAA
- a CDS encoding potassium channel protein, with the protein MKNSIVKFFYFLDNSSIYTGFKTFTRNILENSKYRYKKYFDFFMIFLVISTIGILIYEVNHSHLDLFDNYEYAAIIVFIIEWLGRLWVYNDTRKIVIQDYEESLFLATNYKLGNSIKTAFKEKLKFILSPMSIIDLLAILPAYRPLRVLRIFLLFRLFKILRYTNSLKEFLRIFKERKFELYTLAILSGVVIFFGSTIMFIYEGPVGQNPNVNNFFDAVYWSLITISTVGYGDIVPITPEGKFVTLILVINGFLVIAFSTSILTTALAERMEHIKQNRIESEVEKLKEFIIVCGYRTISRSLIEELCKTKKKILVIDENPEKIALAKEQNYLAVCGDCTDMDFLERVGVGKSADTIICLFEDDAINLSTVLGARTLDSNIKIITLVNNIEVESKLKLAGANFLINPNQVSALVASEYIGQPVAFDALYGILLNEDISAEVDEIEIVEGMQIIGLDINKIDFDDYNIVLIGVIDTKHNHKFVFNPINIKYTIKENDILIVIGYKSSIKELKTNFFSTKFLKAIEDEK; encoded by the coding sequence ATGAAAAATAGCATAGTTAAATTTTTTTACTTTTTAGATAATTCTTCCATTTATACAGGTTTTAAAACTTTTACAAGAAATATATTAGAAAATAGTAAATATAGATATAAAAAATATTTTGATTTTTTTATGATATTTTTAGTAATAAGTACAATAGGAATACTTATCTATGAAGTAAATCATTCTCACTTAGACCTATTTGATAATTATGAATATGCAGCAATTATTGTCTTTATTATTGAGTGGTTAGGAAGACTTTGGGTATATAATGATACTAGAAAAATAGTTATTCAAGATTATGAAGAGTCTTTATTTTTAGCTACAAATTATAAGTTAGGAAACTCGATAAAAACAGCTTTTAAAGAGAAACTTAAATTTATACTATCTCCTATGTCTATTATAGATTTATTAGCAATATTACCAGCATATAGACCATTAAGAGTTCTTAGAATATTTTTATTGTTTAGATTATTTAAAATATTAAGATACACAAATTCACTAAAAGAGTTTTTACGAATTTTTAAAGAAAGAAAATTTGAACTTTATACCTTGGCTATTTTAAGTGGTGTTGTTATATTTTTTGGTTCTACAATTATGTTTATTTATGAAGGGCCAGTTGGACAAAATCCAAATGTAAATAACTTTTTTGATGCTGTTTATTGGTCTTTGATTACTATTTCTACTGTTGGATATGGAGATATTGTTCCAATTACACCAGAAGGAAAATTTGTAACTTTAATATTAGTAATAAATGGATTTTTAGTAATTGCTTTTAGTACTTCTATTTTGACAACAGCATTAGCTGAAAGAATGGAACATATAAAACAAAATAGAATAGAAAGTGAAGTTGAGAAACTAAAAGAGTTTATCATTGTATGTGGATATAGAACTATTTCAAGAAGTTTGATTGAAGAGTTATGTAAAACTAAAAAAAAGATTTTAGTGATTGATGAAAATCCAGAAAAAATTGCATTAGCAAAAGAGCAAAATTATTTAGCAGTTTGTGGTGATTGTACTGATATGGATTTTTTAGAAAGAGTTGGTGTTGGAAAAAGTGCAGATACAATAATATGCTTATTTGAAGATGATGCTATAAATTTATCTACAGTTTTAGGAGCAAGAACACTTGATTCTAATATAAAAATAATAACTTTGGTAAATAATATTGAAGTTGAAAGTAAATTAAAACTTGCAGGTGCAAATTTTTTAATTAATCCAAATCAAGTAAGTGCTTTAGTTGCAAGTGAATATATAGGTCAACCTGTGGCTTTTGATGCTCTTTATGGTATTTTATTAAATGAAGATATTTCAGCTGAAGTTGATGAAATAGAAATTGTTGAAGGTATGCAAATAATAGGATTGGATATAAACAAAATTGATTTTGATGATTATAATATTGTATTAATTGGTGTTATTGATACAAAACACAATCACAAATTTGTATTTAATCCTATAAATATAAAATATACTATAAAAGAAAATGACATTTTGATAGTCATTGGCTATAAAAGTTCAATCAAAGAGTTAAAAACAAACTTTTTTAGTACGAAATTCCTAAAGGCTATAGAAGATGAAAAATAG